The following are encoded in a window of Caretta caretta isolate rCarCar2 chromosome 19, rCarCar1.hap1, whole genome shotgun sequence genomic DNA:
- the GJA9 gene encoding gap junction alpha-9 protein: MGDWNFLGGILEEVHIHSTIIGKVWLTILFIFRMLVLGVAAEDVWNDEQSEFICNTEQPGCRNVCYDQAFPISLIRYWVLQVIFVSSPSLVYMGHALYRLRALEKERQKKKAQVRMELEGVELEMTEDRKRLERELRQLEQRKLNKAPLRGSLLCTYVIHIFTRSAVEVAFMIGQYLLYGFQLNPLYKCLREPCPNIVDCFISRPTEKTVFILFMQSIAIVSLFLNILEIVHLGIKKIKKGLCGPDKNRDDFDDFYVSKSKKNSVIPHPCMGTSATPQRTLPSVPSSYTMLMEKQTYTAGHDLNSSSKESKLPDETQTTNTLDHHPRNNSSNNNEGLSKVFGTEINGSQQQDEKKHCLSGMHSNLGAASGLCLGNLAELPPGSSLQPDMTSPISINCARKLRGVSSPWNCSTVVESEGSPTDSPSTSSNRGQDNFSERRAQGLSKTDLRKIGRPDTPDSLSELSSESKQSRNCESPQAFSPSRRMSLASNASSRRAPTDLQI; the protein is encoded by the coding sequence ATGGGAGACTGGAATTTTCTTGGAGGCATCTTGGAAGAGGTCCACATTCATTCCACTATTATTGGAAAGGTCTGGTTAACTATCCTATTCATATTTCGAATGCTGGTCCTCGGTGTGGCAGCTGAAGATGTCTGGAATGATGAGCAGTCAGAATTCATATGCAATACAGAGCAACCTGGCTGCAGAAATGTTTGCTATGACCAGGCCTTTCCTATCTCTCTCATAAGATATTGGGTCTTGCAAGTTATATTTGTATCTTCACCTTCCTTGGTCTATATGGGCCATGCTTTATACAGACTAAGAGCCTTagaaaaagagagacaaaagaaGAAGGCACAAGTAAGAATGGAACTTGAAGGAGTCGAACTAGAAATGACTGAAGATCGGAAAAGACTGGAGCGAGAACTCCGGCAACTGGAACAAAGAAAGCTCAACAAAGCACCCCTGAGAGGCTCCTTGCTCTGCACTTATGTGATACATATTTTTACTAGGTCTGCAGTTGAAGTTGCATTTATGATTGGCCAATATCTTCTTTATGGTTTCCAGCTCAATCCTCTTTATAAATGTCTGAGAGAGCCATGTCCAAACATAGTTGACTGTTTTATATCAAGACCAACAGAAAAGACAGTGTTCATATTATTTATGCAGTCAATAGCAATTGTATCATTGTTTTTAAACATCTTAGAAATTGTCCATCTAGggatcaaaaaaattaaaaagggactTTGTGGGCCTGATAAAAACAGGGATGACTTTGATGATTTCTATGTAAGTAAATCCAAGAAAAACTCTGTAATACCCCACCCTTGTATGGGAACATCCGCAACTCCACAAAGAACTCTCCCTTCTGTCCCTAGTAGTTATACCATGTTAATGGAAAAACAAACTTACACGGCAGGCCATGATCTAAATTCATCTTCAAAGGAAAGTAAATTGCCAGATGAGACGCAAACTACTAATACTTTGGACCATCATCCTCGAAATAACAGCTCAAATAATAATGAAGGCTTAAGCAAGGTATTTGGGACAGAAATTAACGGTAGTCAACAACAAGATGAAAAGAAACATTGCCTCAGTGGCATGCATTCTAATCTAGGTGCTGCTTCCGGTCTGTGCTTGGGAAACCTGGCTGAACTGCCACCTGGAAGTTCATTGCAACCTGATATGACTTCCCCTATTTCAATTAACTGTGCTCGAAAGCTACGTGGAGTCAGTTCCCCATGGAACTGCTCAACAGTAGTTGAGAGTGAAGGGTCTCCAACCGATTCTCCTTCAACGAGCAGCAACCGAGGACAAGACAACTTCAGTGAAAGGAGAGCCCAAGGCCTTTCCAAGACTGACCTAAGAAAAATTGGCAGACCGGACACTCCTGATTCTCTAAGTGAGTTGAGCTCAGAATCCAAACAGAGCAGAAATTGTGAAAGTCCTCAGGCTTTCTCTCCCTCTCGGCGAATGTCATTGGCAAGTAATGCCAGCAGCAGGCGTGCCCCCACCGATCTTCAGATCTAA
- the MYCBP gene encoding C-Myc-binding protein, with product MAHYKAADSKREQFRRYLEKSGVLDTLTKVLVALYEEPEKPNSALDFLKHHIGAAAPENPEVEALRLEVAEMKEKYEAVLEENKKLKAKLSQYEPPPEEKRGE from the exons ATGGCGCATTACAAG GCCGCGGACTCTAAGCGAGAGCAGTTCCGCCGCTACCTGGAGAAATCCGGGGTGCTGGACACGCTCACCAAAG tgttggTAGCCCTATATGAAGAGCCAGAGAAACCAAATAGTGCACTGGA CTTTCTGAAGCATCATATAGGAGCTGCAGCTCCAGAAAATCCAGAAGTAGAGGCCCTTCGCCTGGAAGTGGCAGAgatgaaagaaaaatatgaagctgtgttggaagaaaacaaaaaactaaaagcAAAG CTGTCTCAGTATGAACCACCTCCAGAAGAGAAGCGTGGTGAATAG